In a genomic window of Mycolicibacterium neoaurum VKM Ac-1815D:
- a CDS encoding DUF58 domain-containing protein, protein MGKHLDAAKAYIGRDAAGMLAGGRYALVHTRSMEFDELRPYVPGDDVRDIDWKATARSGHPLVKQFVTEKHHKILVVADGGRNARAETPTGEPKWQLTAHVIGAIGLITLPRSDEIGLVTGDRRGCVDIRLRRGETHIERMLHRYHQHVGDQPDASDIVVQLQWVARHQRHPLLVIVVSDEPDISDRLRDTLRSLGARHDVLWAMVGDRPAVDPGDPGAGYDVADGRRVLGLDILGERVVRAYRRAEEQRRQDLSEFLTELRVPHARIASSAGIAPALVAMTGVYARAG, encoded by the coding sequence ATGGGTAAGCACCTCGATGCGGCCAAGGCGTACATCGGCCGGGATGCGGCGGGCATGCTCGCCGGCGGTAGGTATGCCCTGGTGCACACCAGGAGCATGGAATTCGACGAGCTGCGGCCCTACGTCCCCGGCGACGACGTCCGCGACATCGACTGGAAGGCCACCGCGCGTTCCGGTCACCCGCTGGTCAAACAGTTCGTCACCGAGAAGCACCACAAGATCCTGGTCGTCGCCGACGGTGGCCGTAACGCCCGTGCCGAGACGCCGACCGGTGAGCCGAAATGGCAACTGACGGCACATGTCATCGGTGCAATCGGACTCATCACCCTGCCGCGCTCGGACGAGATCGGGCTGGTCACCGGCGATCGCCGGGGGTGCGTGGATATCCGCCTGCGGCGCGGCGAAACCCACATCGAACGCATGCTGCACCGCTATCACCAGCATGTCGGCGATCAACCTGATGCCAGCGATATCGTGGTCCAGTTGCAATGGGTGGCCCGCCATCAACGGCATCCCTTGCTGGTCATCGTCGTCTCCGACGAGCCGGATATCAGCGACCGGTTGCGGGATACGCTGCGGTCACTCGGCGCGCGCCACGATGTGCTGTGGGCGATGGTCGGGGACCGGCCCGCGGTGGATCCCGGCGATCCCGGCGCCGGGTACGACGTCGCCGACGGTCGCCGGGTGCTCGGCCTCGATATCCTCGGCGAGAGGGTCGTGCGTGCCTACCGACGAGCAGAAGAACAACGGAGACAGGATCTTTCGGAGTTCTTGACCGAGCTGCGGGTGCCGCACGCTCGGATCGCATCGAGCGCGGGCATCGCCCCGGCGCTGGTGGCGATGACGGGGGTGTACGCCCGTGCCGGATGA
- a CDS encoding AAA family ATPase encodes MTASHLQPSEAAIGDARDVAAAVAAEFSTKVVGQHQLRESMLLALLAGGHLLVESVPGLAKTTAARVVAESIDGSFRRIQCTPDLLPSDIIGTQIYEAASNSFTTRLGPVHANIVLLDEINRSSAKTQSAMLEAMQERQTTIAGVEYPIPSPFVVIATQNPVDQEGTYPLSEAQTDRFMLKELVQYPSVEDEVEIIERMDAGLYDRDHPARAVVTVDDVRRAQAAVRAVHMDRVLVEYAGRLVGVTRDPDGRLPASVARLIEYGASPRATIAFCRTARALAVLRGRNHVLPDDIARLAHRVLRHRMVLGFEAASARVTPDAVVDAVLRAVPVP; translated from the coding sequence ATGACCGCTTCGCATCTGCAGCCCTCCGAGGCGGCAATAGGTGATGCCCGAGACGTCGCCGCCGCGGTGGCAGCCGAATTCTCCACCAAGGTCGTCGGCCAGCATCAGTTGCGCGAGTCCATGCTGCTCGCCCTGCTCGCCGGTGGGCACCTACTGGTCGAGAGCGTCCCCGGGCTGGCGAAGACCACCGCCGCGCGAGTGGTCGCGGAATCCATCGACGGCAGCTTCCGGCGCATCCAATGCACCCCCGATCTGCTGCCCAGCGACATCATCGGCACCCAGATCTATGAGGCCGCCAGCAACTCGTTCACCACCCGACTGGGGCCGGTGCACGCCAATATCGTGCTGCTCGACGAGATCAACCGTTCCAGCGCCAAGACCCAGAGCGCCATGTTGGAGGCGATGCAGGAACGCCAGACGACGATCGCCGGCGTCGAGTATCCGATCCCGTCCCCATTCGTGGTGATCGCCACCCAGAACCCGGTGGACCAGGAGGGCACCTATCCGCTGTCGGAGGCCCAAACCGACCGCTTCATGCTCAAGGAGCTGGTGCAGTACCCCTCGGTCGAGGACGAGGTCGAGATCATCGAGCGGATGGATGCCGGGCTCTACGATCGCGATCACCCCGCGCGCGCCGTCGTCACCGTCGACGACGTCCGCCGCGCCCAGGCCGCCGTGCGCGCCGTGCACATGGACCGTGTGCTCGTCGAGTACGCGGGCCGGTTGGTCGGCGTGACTCGCGATCCGGACGGCCGGCTTCCCGCGAGCGTCGCCCGGCTGATCGAGTACGGGGCGAGCCCGCGTGCCACCATCGCATTCTGCCGCACCGCAAGGGCTTTGGCCGTCCTGCGTGGAAGAAATCACGTCCTGCCCGACGATATCGCGCGGCTGGCACACCGAGTCCTGCGGCATCGGATGGTCCTGGGGTTCGAGGCCGCCAGCGCAAGGGTCACCCCCGATGCCGTGGTGGACGCGGTGTTGCGGGCCGTCCCGGTCCCCTGA
- a CDS encoding MFS transporter has translation MVPQLTDRDAPARPRGPFGLLLDPVFGTLFWGRMFSIVAVWTHSIIAAVVVYEATGSALMVGLVGVFQFGPQLLLSPVSGRWADSGDPGRQILLGRVLCMAGSGSIAGWMFLQPAQQGTPAAVAVLLGSLIVGIGFVVGGPAMQSIVPDLIRPGELSTAMALNSIPMTIGRIAGPAAGAYLAAHFGAATGFAVSACLHLVFALFIVAVRLPAPPERAADADRRVRAALRHVWRDRPLLMALLAVTTVGVAADPSITLAPALADALGGGTQLVGMLSAIFGVGAAAGMGVLAIIGGRLASARVSFLGLIGLGLGCAVLAGSVVPAVAMGGFALAGLGFGWALTGLTTVVQERAPQDLRGRIMALWMVGFLGSRPIAAAVLGGTADAVSVQAAFAVAAALTLTVAALCRPTTLAGPLP, from the coding sequence TTGGTGCCACAGCTCACCGACCGCGATGCGCCGGCGCGTCCGCGCGGGCCGTTCGGGTTGCTGTTGGACCCGGTGTTCGGCACCTTGTTCTGGGGCCGGATGTTCTCCATCGTCGCGGTCTGGACGCACAGCATCATCGCCGCTGTCGTGGTGTACGAGGCCACCGGGTCTGCTCTGATGGTGGGCCTGGTCGGGGTCTTCCAGTTCGGGCCGCAGCTGCTGCTCAGCCCCGTCAGCGGCCGCTGGGCCGATTCCGGTGATCCCGGCAGGCAGATCCTGCTCGGCCGGGTGCTCTGCATGGCCGGATCGGGTTCGATTGCAGGCTGGATGTTCCTGCAACCCGCGCAGCAGGGCACACCCGCCGCGGTGGCGGTCCTGCTCGGATCGCTCATCGTCGGCATCGGCTTCGTGGTGGGCGGCCCTGCGATGCAGTCGATCGTGCCGGACCTGATCCGACCGGGTGAGTTGTCGACTGCGATGGCGCTCAACAGCATTCCCATGACCATCGGTCGCATCGCCGGTCCCGCGGCCGGGGCGTACCTGGCCGCCCACTTCGGCGCGGCCACCGGATTCGCGGTGAGTGCCTGCCTTCATCTTGTCTTCGCGTTGTTCATCGTCGCGGTGCGGTTGCCCGCGCCTCCGGAACGGGCCGCCGACGCCGACCGTCGGGTGCGGGCCGCGCTGCGGCACGTCTGGCGTGACCGCCCACTGCTGATGGCCCTCCTCGCCGTCACGACCGTCGGCGTCGCTGCCGACCCGTCGATCACGCTGGCACCCGCGCTGGCCGATGCGCTCGGCGGCGGCACCCAACTCGTCGGAATGCTGTCCGCCATCTTCGGGGTCGGTGCAGCGGCGGGGATGGGCGTACTCGCGATCATCGGCGGCCGGCTCGCGTCCGCGCGGGTGTCCTTCCTCGGCTTGATCGGGCTGGGACTGGGGTGTGCGGTATTGGCGGGCAGCGTCGTGCCCGCCGTCGCGATGGGCGGCTTCGCGTTGGCCGGGCTGGGCTTCGGCTGGGCCTTGACCGGTTTGACCACGGTGGTGCAGGAGCGCGCACCGCAGGACCTGCGCGGCCGGATCATGGCGCTGTGGATGGTCGGCTTCCTGGGTTCCCGTCCGATCGCGGCCGCGGTGCTGGGCGGTACGGCGGATGCGGTCAGCGTGCAGGCGGCCTTCGCGGTGGCCGCGGCGCTCACCCTGACGGTGGCGGCACTGTGCCGACCCACCACCCTTGCCGGGCCGCTGCCCTGA
- a CDS encoding GAF and ANTAR domain-containing protein → MLNAERDAVALRFAELLRDLERTQPNDTETALRELTVNAAAALPGAVSASITVATREGEVKSVAATDSVADKIDDIQRRTKQGPCLEAAWEQHTMRIRDVETEQRWPLFCQETRQNTSIRSSLAFQLFRNREAMGALNFYGERVDAFDDDAVELGLILATHTAVAWNLLVRDEQFRSALASRDLIGQAKGILMERFGVDAAGAFGLLRRLSQESNTPLVDLAEQVIDSRTGEDRPV, encoded by the coding sequence ATGCTCAATGCCGAACGTGATGCGGTCGCGCTCCGCTTCGCAGAGTTGCTCCGCGATCTGGAGCGCACTCAGCCCAACGACACCGAGACCGCGCTGCGGGAGCTGACCGTCAACGCGGCGGCCGCGCTGCCGGGCGCCGTATCGGCGAGCATCACGGTCGCGACCCGCGAGGGTGAGGTCAAGTCGGTGGCCGCCACCGATTCGGTGGCCGACAAGATCGACGACATCCAGCGGCGCACCAAGCAGGGGCCGTGCCTGGAAGCCGCCTGGGAACAGCACACCATGCGGATCCGGGATGTCGAGACCGAACAGCGTTGGCCGCTGTTCTGCCAGGAGACGCGGCAGAACACCAGCATCCGTTCCTCGCTGGCATTCCAGCTGTTCCGGAACCGCGAGGCGATGGGAGCCCTCAACTTCTACGGGGAACGCGTCGATGCCTTCGACGACGACGCCGTCGAGCTCGGGTTGATCCTCGCCACGCATACCGCGGTGGCCTGGAATCTGCTGGTGCGCGATGAACAGTTCCGCAGCGCGCTTGCCTCACGTGATCTGATCGGGCAGGCCAAGGGCATCCTGATGGAACGGTTCGGGGTGGACGCGGCAGGGGCGTTCGGGCTCCTGCGCAGGCTCTCCCAGGAGAGCAACACTCCCCTGGTCGATCTCGCCGAACAGGTCATCGATTCCCGAACCGGGGAGGACCGACCCGTTTGA
- a CDS encoding helix-turn-helix domain-containing protein — protein MTSDPIAAALPERAGIDSSDPELIQKYLDQCYSTGFAITRLDGADRGPCSCTHSRVDVDAFAIEEIRHTGAAQLRADHVPVVVALNVLAGRVEVQHGGFTAVAERGSWILASSGLGAVRITLEDAQLRAVVVSKALLAEVAAIDTESPSVPRFTALIPEDAHTTHALEATERFLDSLLSPDNTTDDPIVLRSAGRMLASAMLSTFPNDLPTGSADAETAADQPALLRQAVNFIQDNAARDISVRDIAAALYLSPRTVQYLFRRHLNTTPTAYLRTIRLAQARKELIAGDRSVTTVAATAARWGFAHTGRFAVLYRRTYGESPHETLRR, from the coding sequence ATGACGTCCGACCCCATTGCTGCTGCCCTGCCCGAGCGCGCAGGCATCGACTCCAGCGACCCCGAGCTGATCCAGAAGTACCTGGACCAGTGCTATTCGACCGGATTCGCCATCACCAGACTCGACGGTGCCGACCGCGGTCCGTGCTCGTGCACGCACTCAAGGGTTGATGTCGATGCCTTCGCGATCGAGGAGATCCGACATACCGGTGCGGCCCAACTGCGGGCCGATCACGTACCGGTAGTGGTGGCACTGAACGTCCTGGCCGGACGCGTCGAGGTACAGCACGGCGGATTCACCGCGGTCGCCGAGCGCGGGTCGTGGATTCTGGCTTCGAGCGGTCTCGGCGCCGTCCGGATCACCCTCGAAGACGCCCAGCTGCGTGCGGTGGTGGTGTCCAAGGCACTGCTCGCCGAGGTCGCAGCGATCGACACCGAGTCCCCGTCGGTACCGCGCTTCACCGCGCTGATACCGGAGGATGCGCACACCACGCATGCACTCGAGGCCACCGAACGGTTCCTGGACAGCTTGCTGTCACCCGATAACACCACCGACGACCCGATCGTGCTGCGATCCGCGGGCCGGATGCTGGCCAGTGCGATGCTCAGCACCTTCCCCAACGACCTGCCCACGGGCTCCGCGGATGCCGAAACCGCCGCCGACCAGCCCGCGCTGCTGCGCCAGGCGGTCAACTTCATCCAGGACAACGCCGCGCGCGATATCAGCGTCCGAGACATCGCAGCGGCCCTGTACCTGTCGCCCCGCACCGTCCAATACCTGTTCCGGCGGCACCTCAACACCACGCCGACGGCGTATCTGCGGACCATCCGGCTGGCGCAGGCGCGCAAGGAACTCATCGCCGGCGACCGATCGGTGACCACCGTCGCGGCGACGGCGGCGCGGTGGGGATTCGCCCACACGGGCCGGTTCGCCGTGCTGTATCGGCGAACCTACGGCGAGAGCCCGCACGAGACGCTGCGGCGGTGA
- a CDS encoding STAS domain-containing protein, whose amino-acid sequence MTDTLPSDTPVPVGTSRRALRMTTQWQDFDLAVVTVTGELDATNTDVLLDYALSKVVLCQRMVLDLTDIDFFGCAGYSMLKTLEYRCILADVVLTLLPGPPVRRVLTVCEYAARHGL is encoded by the coding sequence ATGACAGACACACTCCCCAGCGACACCCCGGTGCCCGTCGGCACGTCCCGGCGCGCCCTTCGGATGACCACGCAGTGGCAGGATTTCGACCTGGCTGTGGTGACGGTGACCGGCGAACTCGACGCGACCAACACCGATGTACTGCTCGACTACGCGCTGAGCAAGGTCGTGCTGTGCCAGCGGATGGTGCTGGACCTCACCGATATCGACTTCTTCGGCTGTGCCGGCTACTCGATGTTGAAGACGCTGGAATACCGGTGCATCCTGGCCGATGTGGTGCTGACGCTGCTGCCCGGCCCGCCGGTACGGCGCGTCCTCACAGTGTGCGAGTACGCGGCCCGGCACGGTCTCTGA